One window from the genome of Kaistella carnis encodes:
- the fumC gene encoding class II fumarate hydratase, with the protein MNYRTEKDTMGDVQVPADKFWGAQTERSRNNFKIGPEASMPHEIIEAFAYLKKAAAFTNAELGVLSSEKRDMIAKVCDEILEGKLNDQFPLVIWQTGSGTQSNMNVNEVVSNKAHVNNGGTLGEKSEVHPNDDVNKSQSSNDTFPTAMHIAAYKKVVEHTLPAVEKLRDTLHGKAESFKTVVKIGRTHLMDATPLTLGQEFSGYVAQLDYAMKAISNTLDHLQEIALGGTAVGTGLNTPKGYDVLVAKYISEFTGLPFETAPNKFEALAAHDAIVETHGALKQLAVALYKIAQDIRFLASGPRSGIGEIHIPENEPGSSIMPGKVNPTQNEAITMVCAQVLGNDTTISFAGTQGNFELNVFKPVMAFNFLQSAQLLGDACISFNDHCAVGIEPNEPRIKELVEKSLMLVTALNTHIGYENAAKIAKTAHKNGTTLKEEAINLGLLTAEQFDEWVKPEDMV; encoded by the coding sequence ATGAATTACAGAACAGAAAAAGACACGATGGGCGATGTACAGGTTCCTGCAGATAAATTTTGGGGAGCCCAAACCGAGCGTTCAAGAAATAATTTTAAGATTGGTCCGGAAGCTTCGATGCCACATGAGATCATAGAAGCATTTGCTTATTTAAAAAAAGCTGCAGCATTTACCAATGCCGAATTGGGCGTTCTTTCCAGTGAGAAAAGAGATATGATTGCGAAAGTGTGCGATGAAATTTTAGAAGGAAAATTAAATGACCAGTTTCCGCTCGTGATCTGGCAAACCGGTTCCGGCACACAGTCGAACATGAACGTAAACGAAGTGGTTTCAAATAAAGCACACGTTAATAATGGTGGAACTTTAGGTGAAAAGTCAGAAGTTCACCCAAACGATGATGTCAATAAATCACAGAGTTCAAACGATACTTTCCCAACTGCGATGCATATTGCAGCCTATAAAAAAGTGGTTGAACATACTTTGCCGGCCGTTGAAAAGTTGCGCGATACTTTGCACGGCAAAGCAGAAAGTTTTAAAACGGTGGTGAAAATTGGACGAACCCATTTAATGGATGCAACACCTTTAACTTTAGGTCAGGAATTTTCCGGCTACGTGGCGCAATTGGATTATGCCATGAAAGCCATTAGTAATACATTGGATCATTTGCAGGAAATCGCTTTAGGTGGAACTGCGGTTGGAACTGGTTTGAATACGCCAAAAGGTTATGATGTTTTAGTCGCAAAATACATTTCAGAATTCACAGGACTTCCGTTTGAGACGGCCCCGAATAAATTTGAAGCATTGGCTGCTCACGACGCGATTGTGGAAACTCACGGAGCGTTGAAACAATTGGCGGTAGCATTATACAAAATCGCGCAGGATATTCGTTTCCTCGCTTCAGGGCCTAGATCAGGAATTGGTGAAATTCATATTCCGGAAAATGAACCCGGATCTTCAATTATGCCGGGGAAAGTTAATCCGACCCAGAATGAAGCAATCACCATGGTTTGCGCACAGGTTTTAGGAAATGACACCACGATTTCTTTCGCCGGAACGCAGGGAAATTTTGAACTGAATGTTTTTAAACCGGTGATGGCGTTCAATTTTTTACAATCTGCCCAATTGTTGGGTGACGCCTGTATTTCTTTTAACGATCATTGTGCGGTTGGAATCGAACCGAATGAACCACGAATTAAAGAACTCGTTGAAAAATCATTAATGTTGGTAACGGCTTTAAATACGCACATCGGTTATGAAAATGCTGCAAAAATTGCAAAAACCGCGCACAAAAATGGAACGACTTTAAAAGAAGAAGCTATTAATTTAGGTTTGCTAACGGCGGAACAGTTTGATGAATGGGTAAAACCGGAAGATATGGTTTAA
- a CDS encoding ABC transporter ATP-binding protein: MISIQNISKVYGTKKVLHIDSLEIPKGESFGLVGNNGAGKTTLFSLLLDLIEPTTGFIEIDGNKVNENENWKKKVSAFIDDTFLIGYLTPEEYFYFLGELRGESRANVDSFLKQFADFFNGEILNAKKYIRDLSKGNQKKVGIVGALIGTPEIIVLDEPFANLDPSTQIKLKKLIKNWTQNEHVTFLISSHDLAHTTEVSNRIVLLDKGQLVKDIITTLETLQELEDFFATSVENESLV; this comes from the coding sequence ATGATCTCTATTCAAAATATATCTAAAGTTTACGGAACCAAAAAAGTTCTTCATATTGACAGTCTGGAAATTCCGAAAGGCGAAAGTTTCGGCTTGGTAGGAAATAATGGCGCCGGAAAAACCACACTTTTCAGTCTCTTATTAGATTTAATAGAACCTACCACTGGATTTATTGAGATTGATGGGAACAAAGTGAACGAGAATGAGAACTGGAAAAAGAAAGTTTCTGCTTTTATCGACGACACTTTTTTAATTGGATATTTAACTCCCGAAGAATATTTTTATTTCTTAGGCGAACTTCGCGGTGAAAGCAGAGCAAATGTGGATTCTTTTTTAAAACAGTTTGCAGATTTTTTCAATGGGGAGATCTTAAATGCCAAAAAATATATCCGTGATTTATCTAAAGGAAATCAGAAAAAAGTCGGAATTGTTGGGGCTTTAATCGGAACCCCGGAAATTATTGTTTTAGATGAACCGTTTGCGAATTTAGATCCATCCACGCAAATTAAATTGAAAAAGTTAATTAAAAACTGGACGCAAAATGAGCACGTCACATTTTTAATCTCCAGTCACGATCTGGCGCACACCACCGAAGTTAGCAATAGAATTGTCTTACTCGACAAAGGCCAATTGGTTAAAGATATCATCACCACTCTCGAAACATTACAGGAACTGGAAGATTTCTTTGCCACTTCTGTGGAAAATGAAAGCCTAGTTTAA
- a CDS encoding DUF5687 family protein, with the protein MYRRLIQLEFKNFFRNPQFGANLGMKILMFFGMAYFSFLFVAMPFLLYFLAKEKLHTDPLLIFCKYFIYYWAFDLILRYFLQQMPTQNIKPFLTVGITKKKLVNYTIVKVLFNFFNWGNLLFLLPFAGLLIYDGGYSVIHVLMFTIGIFAIFYFNNFLNILLNGKDIIVISVFGFMALFGILEYFKVIELSHYSEKIFYSFFQYTGAFLIPIIMAFTAGYFAYRLIYTNFYLDKGLELKKAEGKTESIDFLNRYGVMGTFINNDIRLLKRSKAAKSALTASVFFLFYGLLIFSKGYDNSFMQLFMGIFVTGGFMLMFGQRVPSWDSSYYPLMMTQNVPYKEYLKGKWSLIIIGISVSIILASAYLFISWEFYLTVIAAGLYNLGVNSYITLLAGAFNKKPIDLNSKSKSFGAGGNNFNMKIMLLMIPQMVLPMGVFAVVKYFFGIYPAVASLGILGIIGFLFRDKIFDYIVKVYKTQKYSTLDAFKKV; encoded by the coding sequence ATGTATCGCAGACTCATCCAACTTGAATTCAAGAATTTTTTCCGTAATCCACAGTTCGGTGCCAACCTCGGAATGAAAATTTTGATGTTTTTTGGAATGGCATATTTCAGCTTTCTGTTTGTAGCCATGCCTTTCTTGCTTTACTTTTTGGCGAAGGAAAAATTACATACCGATCCACTACTTATTTTTTGTAAATATTTTATTTATTACTGGGCGTTTGATTTAATACTTCGCTACTTTCTGCAGCAAATGCCGACGCAAAATATAAAACCCTTTCTCACCGTAGGTATTACGAAGAAAAAACTGGTAAATTATACGATCGTAAAAGTGCTGTTTAATTTCTTTAATTGGGGAAATTTACTGTTTCTTCTTCCTTTTGCGGGACTTCTAATTTATGATGGTGGATATTCTGTGATTCATGTCCTTATGTTTACAATTGGGATCTTCGCTATTTTCTACTTTAACAATTTCCTCAATATTTTGCTGAATGGGAAGGATATCATTGTTATTTCAGTATTTGGGTTTATGGCTTTGTTTGGTATCCTGGAATATTTCAAGGTGATTGAACTCTCGCATTATTCAGAAAAAATATTCTACAGCTTTTTTCAATATACCGGAGCTTTCTTAATCCCAATCATAATGGCATTCACTGCCGGATATTTTGCCTACCGTTTGATTTACACCAATTTTTATCTGGACAAAGGTTTGGAATTAAAAAAGGCAGAAGGTAAAACAGAAAGTATTGATTTTCTTAACAGATACGGTGTGATGGGAACTTTCATTAACAATGATATTCGTCTGCTCAAAAGAAGTAAAGCAGCAAAATCGGCACTTACAGCCAGCGTCTTCTTTCTGTTTTACGGTTTACTCATCTTCTCGAAAGGGTATGACAACAGTTTTATGCAATTGTTTATGGGCATTTTTGTGACAGGCGGTTTCATGCTGATGTTTGGCCAGAGAGTTCCCAGTTGGGACAGTTCCTATTATCCACTTATGATGACGCAAAATGTTCCCTACAAAGAATATCTAAAAGGTAAATGGTCGCTGATCATCATTGGAATCTCCGTCTCTATTATTTTAGCATCCGCTTATCTTTTCATCAGTTGGGAGTTTTATTTAACGGTCATTGCGGCAGGTCTGTACAATTTGGGCGTCAATTCCTATATCACACTTCTGGCCGGCGCTTTTAATAAAAAACCAATCGACCTGAATTCTAAAAGCAAATCTTTCGGGGCCGGCGGAAATAATTTTAATATGAAAATAATGCTGTTGATGATTCCTCAAATGGTATTGCCCATGGGTGTTTTTGCAGTCGTTAAATACTTCTTTGGAATTTATCCCGCTGTTGCGAGTTTGGGAATTTTGGGAATTATAGGTTTCCTGTTTAGAGATAAAATTTTCGATTATATTGTAAAAGTCTATAAAACTCAAAAATATTCCACACTTGACGCGTTCAAAAAAGTTTAG
- a CDS encoding DNA repair protein RecN produces MLSRIFIQNFALIDSLEITLNKGLQVITGETGAGKSIILGALRLILGERADTKSIQSTETKSIVEAEFIVHENFKDFFEENDLDFELNTVIRREILPTGKSRAFVNDVPVTLETLKKLSERLIDIHSQFETSNLFEEEYQFRMIDGLSKNKTLIISYQQEFLAYKTLVRELEQYKKQLSEGNKENDYKVFLLEELLEVNLDVFDLEDVQNQLSKQENAETIIENLSLIFKKMDQEEIGVLDSLLDVKSKLSKVASLSHEYTELNQRFEENFVEFKDLLFELQNEADKMETSPEVLSDLSSQLNKINSLFLKHKVNSVEELIAIRDKIQNEQNSFAELELLIDQTEKKIETASEHLKKLAIQLSDNRKKAIPSFIKKTEKLLNQLGLEKAKIEVQLTDTENFHHFGKENIALMFQANSGFPLKPIQTAISGGERSRVMLSIKKLMAENSELPTLILDEIDTGVSGKVAEEIGNVMKEMSKNMQLIVISHLAQVAAKGNNNYKVIKREVAGKTQSTIISLNQEEKLQEIAQLLSGSKITEAAVSQAKELMK; encoded by the coding sequence ATGCTTTCACGAATTTTCATTCAAAACTTCGCGCTTATAGATTCACTCGAAATTACTTTAAACAAAGGTTTACAAGTTATTACGGGAGAAACTGGTGCGGGAAAATCCATCATTTTGGGCGCACTGCGTTTGATTTTGGGTGAGAGAGCTGATACTAAATCCATTCAGAGCACGGAAACGAAAAGTATCGTGGAAGCCGAATTTATAGTTCATGAAAATTTTAAAGATTTTTTTGAAGAAAACGATCTGGATTTTGAGCTTAATACCGTTATTCGCCGGGAAATTCTACCTACCGGAAAATCCAGAGCTTTTGTAAACGATGTTCCTGTAACTCTTGAAACATTAAAGAAACTTTCTGAAAGATTGATTGACATTCATTCCCAGTTCGAGACTTCAAATCTGTTTGAGGAAGAATATCAATTTCGCATGATTGATGGGCTATCGAAAAACAAGACCCTGATTATCAGTTATCAACAAGAGTTTTTGGCTTATAAAACGTTAGTTAGAGAACTTGAGCAATATAAAAAACAACTGTCAGAGGGCAATAAAGAAAACGATTACAAAGTATTTTTATTAGAGGAATTACTTGAAGTCAATTTGGATGTATTTGATTTGGAAGATGTTCAGAATCAACTGAGCAAACAGGAAAATGCAGAAACCATTATCGAAAATCTTTCTTTGATTTTTAAGAAAATGGATCAGGAAGAAATCGGCGTTCTCGATTCGTTACTCGACGTGAAGAGTAAGCTGTCAAAAGTGGCTTCATTGTCTCATGAGTACACCGAATTGAATCAACGGTTCGAGGAGAATTTTGTAGAATTTAAAGATCTTCTTTTTGAATTGCAGAATGAAGCCGACAAAATGGAAACCAGCCCTGAAGTTCTTTCCGACTTGTCTTCGCAACTCAACAAGATTAATTCTCTATTTCTAAAACACAAAGTAAATTCTGTGGAGGAATTAATTGCCATTCGCGATAAAATTCAGAACGAACAGAACAGTTTTGCAGAGCTGGAGCTGTTGATCGACCAAACAGAAAAGAAAATAGAAACTGCGTCTGAACATTTAAAAAAGCTGGCGATTCAATTATCTGATAACCGAAAAAAGGCAATCCCAAGTTTTATTAAGAAAACGGAAAAATTGCTGAATCAGTTAGGTTTAGAGAAAGCGAAAATTGAAGTTCAACTTACAGATACGGAAAATTTTCATCATTTCGGAAAAGAAAATATTGCTTTGATGTTTCAGGCGAATTCCGGTTTCCCTTTGAAACCCATTCAAACCGCTATTTCTGGTGGTGAACGTTCCCGCGTTATGCTTTCCATTAAAAAATTGATGGCTGAAAATTCTGAATTACCGACTTTAATTCTGGATGAAATTGATACCGGAGTTTCGGGGAAAGTGGCGGAAGAAATCGGGAATGTGATGAAAGAAATGTCCAAGAACATGCAACTCATCGTCATCAGTCACCTTGCACAGGTTGCTGCAAAAGGAAACAACAATTACAAAGTCATTAAAAGAGAGGTTGCCGGCAAAACCCAGTCCACCATTATTTCTCTTAATCAAGAAGAAAAACTGCAGGAAATCGCCCAACTTCTTTCCGGAAGTAAAATCACGGAAGCTGCTGTTTCGCAAGCAAAAGAATTAATGAAATAA
- the porD gene encoding type IX secretion system protein PorD, with protein MKKSFTIFLLIFSFQLSFAQELLATVQVNSQQLGGSNTQVYKTLEKNLRDFINNTSWTGKKLQNFEKIKCNFAIVINEKAGSSNYKASIVVQAVRPVFNTTYETPLLNLNDTNFSFDYTENENLVFNDRQFSGKNLIDVISFYVYTILGYDADSFKVRGGQPFFEKALKISNNAQNQNYAGWSLIEGPRTRAALIDNMLKPEQSTLRNLYYTYHRAGLDNLGKQDQSSGKKIIADALMQLKTYENSFQMNYPVNIFIDTKKQEIFDIFNSGNNANVNMADLKALFTVLSPKDIETKWNKWK; from the coding sequence ATGAAGAAATCTTTTACCATATTCCTCCTTATTTTTTCCTTTCAATTGAGTTTTGCCCAGGAATTGCTGGCAACAGTGCAAGTCAATAGCCAACAGTTAGGCGGCAGTAATACGCAGGTTTATAAAACTTTAGAAAAAAACTTACGGGATTTTATTAATAATACGAGTTGGACCGGAAAAAAATTACAGAATTTCGAAAAGATCAAATGTAATTTTGCAATCGTCATCAATGAGAAAGCGGGAAGCAGTAATTACAAAGCAAGTATCGTTGTACAGGCCGTTCGACCGGTTTTTAATACCACCTATGAAACGCCACTTTTAAATCTTAATGACACCAATTTTAGTTTCGATTATACGGAAAACGAAAATTTAGTTTTTAATGACCGACAGTTTTCGGGTAAAAATTTAATTGATGTCATCAGTTTTTATGTCTACACTATTTTAGGCTACGATGCGGACAGTTTTAAAGTGCGCGGCGGACAACCTTTTTTCGAGAAAGCATTAAAAATATCCAATAACGCACAAAATCAAAATTACGCCGGTTGGTCGCTCATTGAAGGGCCAAGAACCAGAGCAGCTTTGATCGACAATATGCTCAAACCGGAACAGAGTACGCTTCGAAATCTTTACTATACTTATCACCGCGCAGGTTTAGACAATCTGGGAAAACAGGATCAGTCATCCGGTAAAAAAATTATCGCGGATGCTTTAATGCAGTTAAAAACATACGAGAATAGTTTCCAGATGAATTATCCGGTGAATATTTTTATAGACACGAAAAAACAGGAAATTTTCGACATCTTTAATTCCGGAAATAATGCCAATGTGAATATGGCCGATTTAAAAGCGTTATTTACTGTTTTATCTCCAAAAGATATCGAAACCAAGTGGAATAAATGGAAATAA
- the coaBC gene encoding bifunctional phosphopantothenoylcysteine decarboxylase/phosphopantothenate--cysteine ligase CoaBC, protein MKLQGKKILICISGGIAAYKINYLIRDFIKKDAEVQVLMTPPAEQFVSKLTLSTLSKNPVYSDFYSENGTWNNHVELAIWADVIIMAPCTANTLSKMVHGTCDNLVLATYMSAKCPVFIAPAMDLDMYKHPSTQQNLELAADFGHHIIPAEEGELASGLSGVGRMAEPENISKVIEDFFQSTQSLKGKTVLITAGPTYEALDPVRFIGNHSSGKMGYSLAEEAANRGAQVILISGPSAEKTNNQNIQLHRVVSAKEMFDKVFENYENADIAIASAAVADYAPKEIAQEKIKKNDDSLTIELVKNPDILKTMGERKTKQFLVGFALETQNEEENAKGKLKKKNLNMIVLNSLRDEGAGFKGGTNKIKIITESSLTEFSLKSKTEVAKDILNFVEEQILK, encoded by the coding sequence ATGAAACTTCAGGGTAAGAAAATTCTCATCTGTATTTCCGGCGGAATTGCCGCATACAAAATCAATTACCTCATCAGAGATTTTATAAAAAAAGACGCAGAAGTTCAGGTCTTAATGACACCTCCCGCCGAGCAGTTCGTTTCTAAACTCACCCTTTCCACTTTGTCAAAAAATCCAGTTTACAGCGATTTCTATTCGGAAAACGGCACCTGGAACAATCATGTAGAACTGGCAATTTGGGCCGATGTTATTATAATGGCTCCCTGCACTGCGAATACCCTGTCGAAAATGGTTCATGGGACGTGCGACAATTTAGTACTCGCAACCTACATGTCTGCGAAATGTCCTGTATTTATTGCTCCCGCAATGGATTTGGATATGTATAAACATCCCTCAACACAACAGAATCTGGAATTAGCAGCGGATTTTGGTCATCATATTATTCCTGCCGAAGAGGGCGAACTGGCCAGCGGATTATCCGGTGTAGGAAGAATGGCGGAACCAGAAAATATTTCCAAAGTTATTGAAGATTTTTTTCAGTCGACTCAAAGTTTAAAAGGGAAAACCGTTTTAATTACAGCTGGACCAACCTATGAAGCGCTTGATCCTGTGCGGTTTATTGGCAATCATTCTTCGGGAAAGATGGGATATTCTCTGGCAGAAGAGGCTGCAAATCGCGGAGCTCAGGTGATATTAATTTCAGGACCAAGTGCCGAGAAAACAAACAATCAGAACATCCAACTACACCGGGTTGTTTCGGCCAAAGAAATGTTTGACAAGGTTTTTGAAAACTATGAAAACGCAGATATTGCTATTGCAAGTGCTGCCGTTGCGGATTACGCTCCAAAAGAAATTGCCCAAGAAAAAATAAAAAAGAACGATGATTCATTGACAATTGAACTCGTTAAAAATCCGGACATTTTAAAAACCATGGGCGAGCGAAAAACAAAACAGTTTCTCGTAGGTTTCGCATTAGAAACTCAAAATGAAGAGGAAAATGCCAAGGGAAAATTAAAGAAAAAAAATCTAAATATGATCGTTCTCAATTCTTTGAGGGACGAAGGAGCTGGTTTCAAAGGCGGAACAAACAAAATTAAAATCATTACAGAATCGAGTCTCACAGAATTTTCTTTGAAATCTAAAACTGAAGTCGCCAAAGATATTTTAAATTTTGTCGAAGAACAGATTTTAAAATAA
- a CDS encoding DNA-directed RNA polymerase subunit omega, which yields MSVKDSKAELSTITYDRDKIEQNVSSIYEAIVVMGKRAEQINAEIRSELHNKLDEFAVHNSTLEEVFENKEQIEISKHYEKLPKPTSIAIQEWLDDEIYYRKTEEKN from the coding sequence ATGAGCGTAAAAGATTCTAAAGCCGAATTAAGTACCATAACTTACGATAGAGATAAAATCGAGCAGAATGTAAGTTCTATCTACGAAGCGATCGTCGTAATGGGTAAAAGAGCAGAGCAAATCAATGCTGAAATCCGTTCTGAACTTCATAATAAATTAGATGAATTTGCTGTGCACAATTCAACCTTGGAAGAAGTATTCGAAAACAAGGAACAAATCGAGATCTCTAAACATTACGAAAAACTTCCGAAACCAACTTCAATTGCAATTCAAGAATGGTTAGACGATGAGATCTACTATAGAAAAACTGAGGAAAAAAACTAA
- a CDS encoding outer membrane protein assembly factor BamD, with product MKKYLIILLAYFALAACNKQQDLAMKSADKDYILKVANENFAKKKWKDALALYERLSNLVAGTDDAPDVVYNSAYANYYDKNYKLAGHQFKNFSVTFPQDKRAEDAAYMSALCYYEGSMDYNLDQTSTDLAINELQNFLNNYPDSEKSKNINELIDELTYKLEFKAYENAKQYFKMAEYKAASTSFENVLDDFPSTKLRSKIYDYILKSKYELAMNSVYELKKDRIENALAYTKLIERELPNSDLSKTALDLRNKLTKEKENFAEVEKKVEARKKELTDRQMEAEAKFNMEKDQRDAAKKADQTSRDSAALATPAPAATFPIQR from the coding sequence ATGAAAAAATATTTGATTATCCTTCTGGCATATTTTGCATTAGCCGCCTGTAACAAGCAACAAGACTTGGCAATGAAAAGTGCAGATAAAGATTATATCTTAAAAGTCGCCAACGAGAACTTCGCGAAGAAAAAGTGGAAAGATGCTTTGGCTTTGTACGAAAGACTTTCGAACTTAGTTGCTGGGACCGATGACGCACCTGATGTTGTGTACAATTCGGCTTATGCTAACTATTATGATAAAAACTACAAATTAGCAGGGCACCAGTTTAAAAACTTTTCGGTAACATTTCCACAAGATAAGCGCGCAGAAGATGCTGCCTATATGTCGGCTTTGTGTTATTATGAAGGCAGCATGGATTACAATTTGGATCAAACAAGTACTGACCTGGCAATCAATGAACTTCAGAATTTCTTAAACAATTATCCCGACTCGGAGAAATCTAAGAATATTAATGAACTTATAGATGAGCTGACATACAAATTGGAATTCAAAGCGTATGAAAATGCAAAGCAATACTTCAAAATGGCTGAATACAAAGCCGCAAGTACTTCTTTTGAAAATGTTTTAGACGATTTCCCAAGTACAAAATTGCGTAGTAAAATATACGATTACATTTTGAAATCAAAATATGAACTGGCCATGAACTCAGTTTATGAATTGAAAAAAGATCGTATCGAAAATGCTTTGGCTTACACTAAACTCATCGAACGCGAGCTTCCGAATAGTGATTTATCTAAAACAGCTTTAGATTTGAGAAATAAGTTAACCAAAGAGAAAGAAAATTTTGCCGAAGTTGAGAAAAAAGTAGAAGCCCGTAAAAAAGAGCTGACCGACAGACAAATGGAAGCTGAAGCAAAATTTAATATGGAGAAAGACCAGCGCGATGCTGCAAAAAAAGCAGATCAAACGAGCAGAGACAGTGCCGCCTTGGCAACACCTGCGCCCGCAGCAACTTTCCCAATCCAAAGATAA
- a CDS encoding TetR/AcrR family transcriptional regulator, producing the protein MKKKFTEKQIHILNVAEKLIAKKGFEGTSVRDISAQANINVAMISYYFGSKEKMMSYLYRYRVQKTRESFAEFAEIIREGKPEMQMKELIKYVVNQLFKFNYFHGFVTQELRHTEHLKEDLLEFYRTFTSKIDDVIKKGVASGAFTNAPKPEDILTLIVGSSLFVIRNKNFYELYVSGKEENYLEEAEKKVLANLLVTVFSLIGYQTD; encoded by the coding sequence ATGAAGAAAAAATTTACTGAAAAACAAATTCATATACTCAACGTTGCCGAAAAACTGATTGCTAAAAAAGGTTTTGAGGGAACATCGGTGCGTGATATTTCGGCCCAGGCGAATATTAATGTTGCCATGATTTCCTACTATTTTGGCTCAAAAGAGAAAATGATGTCTTACCTCTATCGCTACCGCGTGCAAAAAACACGGGAGAGTTTTGCAGAATTTGCAGAGATCATCAGAGAAGGAAAGCCGGAAATGCAGATGAAAGAACTGATCAAGTATGTGGTGAATCAATTATTTAAATTTAATTATTTTCATGGGTTTGTGACGCAGGAACTTCGACATACGGAACATTTAAAAGAAGATCTGCTGGAGTTCTACAGAACTTTTACCTCCAAAATTGATGATGTCATAAAAAAAGGAGTCGCGTCGGGGGCTTTCACAAATGCTCCTAAACCTGAAGACATTCTTACTTTAATTGTAGGCTCTTCACTTTTCGTCATTAGAAATAAAAATTTTTACGAATTATACGTTTCCGGAAAAGAGGAAAATTATTTGGAAGAAGCGGAGAAAAAAGTATTAGCGAACCTTTTAGTAACCGTTTTTTCGCTGATCGGCTATCAAACCGATTAA
- a CDS encoding TatD family hydrolase, translated as MTYFDFHHHHIQRENGIYNLRFNETVPFGLFSAGIHPNDAGWNIPNQFDWLEEISKHKNCVAIGECGLDGLIDVNNSIQEDVFNRQIELANERNKPLIIHCVRRFSQLIPLKKKAKVPMIVHGFNKRKTVGEELQKHQFYLSFGKTVLHHVNLQQFVKDFPLEKLFLETDDDDFNLQELYQKVAELKGITIEELQEKMKENLKIFNISTVL; from the coding sequence ATGACTTATTTCGATTTCCACCATCACCATATCCAAAGAGAAAACGGAATTTATAATTTAAGATTTAATGAAACCGTGCCTTTTGGTTTATTTTCGGCTGGAATTCATCCAAATGATGCAGGTTGGAATATTCCCAATCAATTTGATTGGCTGGAAGAAATTTCGAAACATAAAAATTGTGTAGCTATTGGCGAATGTGGTTTAGATGGACTTATTGATGTTAATAATTCCATACAGGAAGATGTTTTTAACCGTCAGATCGAATTAGCCAACGAAAGAAATAAACCTTTAATTATTCATTGTGTCCGCCGCTTTTCCCAATTGATTCCTTTAAAAAAGAAAGCAAAAGTCCCCATGATTGTGCATGGTTTTAACAAGAGGAAAACGGTGGGTGAAGAATTGCAGAAACACCAATTTTACTTAAGTTTTGGAAAAACAGTGTTGCATCATGTAAATTTGCAGCAGTTTGTAAAAGATTTTCCGTTAGAAAAATTATTTCTGGAAACCGATGATGACGATTTTAATCTCCAGGAGCTTTATCAAAAAGTGGCGGAATTAAAAGGAATAACGATCGAAGAACTTCAAGAAAAAATGAAGGAAAATCTGAAAATTTTTAATATTTCAACTGTATTATGA
- a CDS encoding tRNA threonylcarbamoyladenosine dehydratase produces the protein MKKDWLERTELLIKEEGLEKLRDANLLVVGLGGVGSFAAEFLARAGVGKMTIVDGDTVDLTNINRQLPALHSTLGKSKVDVVGDRLLDINPDLKLTRLNQFLNPEDMAAIFEVESFDYVLDCIDSVSPKVTLILNARRRKVKVVSCMGAGGKMDPSKVLVRDIHKTQSCHLAKQVRKRLKKEGIDKGVRCVFSTEIQNENSLKLTDGTNFKKSFYGTISYIPAIFGLYAAAEVINYLIKKDE, from the coding sequence ATGAAAAAAGACTGGCTCGAAAGAACAGAATTATTGATCAAAGAAGAAGGCCTGGAAAAATTACGAGATGCAAATCTTTTAGTAGTAGGTCTGGGCGGTGTGGGTTCTTTTGCAGCAGAATTTTTGGCGCGGGCAGGCGTGGGAAAAATGACCATTGTAGATGGGGATACTGTTGATTTAACCAATATCAATCGCCAACTCCCTGCGCTTCACTCTACCTTGGGGAAATCTAAAGTAGATGTGGTTGGCGACCGACTTTTAGATATCAATCCAGATTTAAAATTGACGCGACTCAACCAATTTTTAAATCCTGAAGATATGGCTGCCATTTTTGAGGTGGAATCTTTCGACTACGTTCTGGATTGCATTGACAGTGTTTCCCCAAAAGTGACACTCATCTTAAATGCCCGCCGCCGAAAAGTGAAAGTTGTGAGCTGCATGGGTGCGGGTGGAAAAATGGATCCTTCGAAAGTTCTCGTCCGCGATATTCACAAAACACAAAGCTGCCATCTTGCTAAGCAGGTTCGTAAACGTTTGAAAAAAGAAGGGATCGATAAAGGCGTTCGTTGCGTTTTTTCTACTGAAATACAGAATGAAAACAGCTTAAAACTGACCGATGGAACCAACTTTAAAAAATCTTTTTACGGCACCATTAGTTATATACCGGCGATTTTTGGTCTTTACGCCGCCGCAGAAGTCATTAATTATTTAATAAAAAAAGATGAGTGA